One window of the Choristoneura fumiferana chromosome 18, NRCan_CFum_1, whole genome shotgun sequence genome contains the following:
- the LOC141438100 gene encoding uncharacterized protein — MYWLPLLVGLLASGAYGQLTAQSSVAPALRECYTDTLLQNRNNLPPATINVLIDIIRHVEDAPNVNMGLREIAVSLLHTYRQDGIEYHQPEANLVNNANILPYAPTFHSFHRHRLLLTKLIPNNLQVLENTTLSSPLKCAIHNMLSTTVDARVQGNGNCNQFSQYRALRTARQVSDSDIADDVEILDPALLNSKNRMGQMRQYNPKNDVEYNNYGSARSERQLLGESLCPILTGVVRTFWGEVSAGHLIAGIAAGSESQRVSVLELAKGSVLNYANAQQTVSSVFAATLSGDLAEAVLIQGTERGNPTISIGATGYWNSTQALKYFMLRNRVNIEMTDPEIRGDIDGYVLGSNLNTPLATYGSLKLSQLLDMYYSRNGVFNLETRACNRRSLMQQYITNANLVTETYTFAAALDTQMPLRGTITGGLDSLVDSAVTNFQSYASSIMNDLNCGSTESLSIDYRLRTNLYLVIDSTWQYDVIYPAISYLLDSIDVNKFGSSITLLNAFDGSIVINTTWSLADFHSEYTLIKHQSMFTGVNLQTSLTNIRTLMHERLEIDRMHNYVGGNATVLLFLLNSGNLQNNDQIWQQARILNETVPDLRILFTTSTNQMDNLWNLVRDMHQDIHTISLTTTVNHVEALAPTLNRIQQTGRRIINPLCGATYNREINSGSRTFEDFVEPNYINFYAISPNYFYSNNENRRIRISRTGAAMGSLVVCHSRSVTQPRQNATSHGLDENAITCQTIATTGNVEINLRNPCDGFSTINSCPFFYVSVQSTTNGVSTFSATCTDSACRFPYSVRYNVQIEDFGCFSSSASIGASIIVIVAALFINVCRPS, encoded by the exons ATGTATTGGCTACCGTTGCTGGTGGGTCTACTCGCCAGTGGAGCCTACGGCCAACTCACAGCTCAATCCAGCGTAGCCCCAGCGCTAAGGGAGTGTTACACTGACACGCTTCTACAGAATCGGAATAACTTACCCCCAGCCACTATCAATGTCCTCATTGACATCATCCGGCATGTCGAGGACGCTCCCAATGTCAATATGGGTTTGAGGGAGATTGCTGTCTCGTTACTACACAC gtatAGGCAAGATGGCATAGAGTATCACCAACCGGAAGCTAATTTAGTTAATAATGCTAACATTTTACCTTACGCCCCTACGTTTCATTCCTTCCATCGCCACAGATTACTTCTGACAAAATTGATTCCAAATAATTTACAAGTATTAGAAAATACTACACTTTCGTCTCCCTTGAAG TGTGCCATTCACAACATGCTGTCCACTACTGTAGACGCGAGGGTTCAAGGAAATGGAAACTGCAACCAATTTTCCCAGTATCGAGCTCTTAGAACAGCACGCCAAGTATCAGACTCCGATATTGCTGATGATGTCGAAATTCTGGACCCAGCACTGCT GAATTCAAAGAACCGAATGGGCCAAATGAGGCAATATAATCCAAAAAATGATGTTGAGTACAACAACTATGGTAGCGCCAGGTCAGAGCGCCAGTTATTAGGAGAAAGTCTATGTCCCATCTTAACTGGAGTTGTTAGGACTTTTTGGGGTGAAGTCTCAGCTGGACACCTTATCGCTGGAATTGCAGCTGGTTCGGAGTCACAGCGAGTCTCGGTTCTAGAACTAGCAAAAGGCTCTGTTCTCAACTACGCTAACGCTCAACAAACGGTCTCCTCTGTTTTTGCAGCTACATTGTCAg GAGATTTGGCAGAAGCTGTTCTTATACAAGGAACTGAAAGAGGAAATCCCACAATCTCTATTGGCGCAACTGGTTACTGGAATAGCACCCAAGCactcaaatattttatgttgCGCAACCGAGTTAACATTGAGATGACGGATCCCGAGATTCGAGGGGACATAGATGGTTATGTTTTGGGCTCTAACTTAAACACCCCTCTAGCAACATATGGCTCCTTGAAATTATCTCAATTACTTGATATGTATTACTCAAGG AACGGCGTTTTCAATTTAGAAACTAGGGCATGTAACCGTCGAAGCCTTATGCAGCAATACATCACTAATGCTAACCTGGTTACTGAAACTTACACGTTCGCAGCTGCTTTGGACACGCAAATGCCCCTCAGAGGAACAATAACCGGGGGTCTAGATAGTTTAGTCGACAGTGCAGTTACTAATTTCCAGAGTTATGCTT CGAGCATCATGAATGATTTGAACTGCGGCAGCACCGAGTCTCTCAGTATTGATTATCGTTTGAGGACGAACCTTTACCTGGTAATCGATTCTACGTGGCAATATGATGTTATATACCCAGCCATTTCATATCTCTTGGATTCCATCGACGTTAACAAATTTGGATCAAGTATTACTTTATTGAATGCCTTTGATGGAAGTATTGTCATCAATACGACGTGGTCATTGGCAGATTTCCATTCAGAGTACACTCTCATCAAACACCAGTCGA TGTTCACGGGTGTGAATCTACAGACCTCCTTGACCAATATCCGTACCCTCATGCATGAGAGACTTGAAATTGATAGAATGCACAATTATGTTGGTGGCAATGCAACAGTGCTTCTCTTCCTACTAAACTCTGGAAATCTACAGAACAATGACCAGATCTGGCAACAGGCACGAATCTTAAACGAAACTGTACCGG ATCTGAGAATTCTGTTTACTACTTCAACCAATCAGATGGATAATCTATGGAACTTAGTGCGCGATATGCATCAAGACATCCACACAATATCCCTCACTACTACGGTAAACCATGTCGAAGCTTTGGCGCCTACGCTAAATCGGATCCAGCAAA CTGGAAGAAGAATAATCAATCCCCTCTGCGGCGCAACATACAATCGAGAGATCAACTCGGGATCAAGAACATTCGAAGATTTCGTTGAGCCTAACTATATCAACTTCTATGCGATAAGCCCCAATTACTTCTATAGCAATAATGAAAACCGAAGGATCCGCATATCACGAACTGGAGCAGCGATGGGAAGTCTGGTTGTTTGTCACTCACGCTCTGTGACTCAACCAAG ACAAAACGCAACATCCCATGGCCTCGATGAAAACGCGATTACATGCCAGACTATAGCGACAACTGGAAATGTAGAAATCAATTTGCGGAATCCTTGTGATGGGTTCTCAACCATCAATTCTTGCCCATTCTTTTATGTGTCTGTACAATCCACCACGAATGGCGTCTCCACATTTAGTGCTACATGCACAG ACTCAGCGTGCAGATTCCCGTACAGTGTAAGGTACAACGTGCAGATTGAAGATTTCGGCTGCTTCAGTAGTTCTGCTAGCATCGGAGCCAGCATCATAGTGATCGTAGCTGCCCTCTTCATCAACGTATGCCGGCCATCCTAG